From Carya illinoinensis cultivar Pawnee chromosome 5, C.illinoinensisPawnee_v1, whole genome shotgun sequence, one genomic window encodes:
- the LOC122309708 gene encoding uncharacterized protein LOC122309708, whose translation MAGGRFRELLKKYGKVALGVHFSVSAVSITGLYVAINNNVDVESLLEKLHMGGVGSSTKDHATPESSSSSSEGFVVENERLTSESQSTVVIEEKKRNRVAELTASTGGALALAVLCNKALFPIRVPITIALTPPMARFLARRGIVKNGA comes from the coding sequence ATGGCGGGCGGGAGATTCCGCGAGCTCCTAAAGAAGTACGGGAAGGTGGCCTTGGGCGTCCACTTCTCGGTCTCTGCGGTTTCCATCACCGGACTCTACGTCGCCATCAACAACAACGTCGACGTCGAGTCCCTGCTCGAGAAATTGCACATGGGTGGTGTCGGCTCCTCCACCAAGGATCACGCTACCCctgaatcttcttcttcttcttccgagGGGTTTGTGGTCGAAAATGAGAGACTGACTTCAGAGTCTCAATCGACGGTGGTTATAGAGGAGAAGAAGCGGAATCGAGTGGCGGAGCTCACCGCCTCGACCGGTGGGGCTCTGGCCCTGGCTGTACTCTGTAACAAGGCTTTGTTTCCGATTCGGGTTCCCATTACCATTGCACTTACGCCTCCGATGGCGAGGTTCTTGGCTAGGAGGGGGATCGTCAAGAACGgtgcataa